One region of Juglans regia cultivar Chandler chromosome 4, Walnut 2.0, whole genome shotgun sequence genomic DNA includes:
- the LOC108987282 gene encoding sugar carrier protein C-like, producing the protein MPAVGGVPADGVPGKVYTGKLTPFVTVTCIVAATGGLIIGYDIGISGGVTSMDPFLKKFFPSVYRKKHEESSTNQYCQYDSEKLTMFTSSLYLAALLSSIVASTVTRKFGRRLSMLLGGLLFCVGAILNGFAQAVWMLIVGRMLLGFGIGFAGQSIPLYISEMAPHKYRGALNIGLQLSITIGILIANVLNYFFAKIKGGWGWRLSLGGAMVPALIITVGSLVLHDTPNSMIERGLHVEAKQKLKRIRGVEDVEEEFSDLVAASEESKLVEHPWRNLLQRKYRPHLSMAILIPFFQQLTGINVIMFYAPVLFNTIGFGSDASLMSAVITGGVNVAATFVSIYGVDKWGRRFLFLEGGIQMLICQAIVTAAIGAKFGVDGDPGELPKWYAIVVVLFICIYVAGFAWSWGPLGILVPSEIFPLEIRSAAQSVNVSVNMILTFAIAQSFLSMLCHMKFGLFLFFAFFVLVMTIFVYFFLPETKGIPIEEMGRVWKTHWYWSRFVSDDIHPNVEMGMGAAQATKNVW; encoded by the exons ATGCCTGCTGTCGGAGGAGTTCCTGCGGATGGTGTGCCAGGCAAGGTgtacacggggaaacttactcCTTTTGTAACCGTAACGTGTATCGTCGCAGCCACGGGGGGCTTGATTATCGGTTATGATATTGGAATTTCTG GTGGAGTGACGTCAATGGACCCGTTTTTGAAGAAGTTCTTCCCGTCAGTGTACCGGAAGAAGCATGAGGAATCATCCACCAACCAGTACTGCCAATATGACAGTGAGAAGCTGACAATGTTCACGTCGTCCCTGTATTTGGCTGCTCTGCTTTCATCCATCGTGGCGTCCACTGTGACACGTAAATTCGGTCGCAGGTTGTCCATGCTCTTGGGCGGCCTGCTCTTTTGCGTGGGTGCCATCCTCAATGGCTTTGCCCAAGCAGTCTGGATGCTTATCGTCGGCCGAATGTTACTTGGTTTCGGTATTGGGTTTGCAGGACAG TCAATTCCTCTCTACATCTCTGAGATGGCCCCTCACAAGTATAGAGGAGCTCTAAACATTGGTTTGCAGTTATCAATCACAATTGGTATCCTTATTGCCAATGTTTTGAACTACTTCTTTGCAAAGATTAAGGGTGGGTGGGGATGGCGCTTGAGCTTGGGTGGGGCCATGGTCCCTGCCCTCATAATCACCGTTGGATCACTTGTCCTTCATGATACCCCCAACTCTATGATTGAGAGGGGCCTACACGTTGAGGCCAAACAGAAACTCAAAAGGATTAGGGGTGTTGAGGATGTTGAGGAAGAGTTCAGTGACCTTGTTGCTGCTAGTGAAGAATCAAAACTTGTGGAGCACCCTTGGCGAAACTTGTTGCAACGAAAGTATAGACCTCACCTCTCTATGGCAATCCTAATTCCCTTCTTTCAGCAACTCACTGGGATCAATGTCATCATGTTCTATGCACCTGTTTTGTTTAACACGATTGGGTTTGGAAGCGATGCTTCCCTTATGTCGGCGGTGATTACTGGAGGTGTTAACGTTGCTGCAACCTTTGTTTCTATTTATGGTGTTGATAAATGGGGAAGGAGATTTCTTTTCCTCGAAGGTGGAATCCAAATGCTCATATGCCAG GCTATTGTTACAGCTGCAATTGGTGCTAAATTTGGAGTGGATGGAGATCCTGGTGAGTTGCCCAAGTGGTATGCAATAGTTGTGGTGCTTTTCATTTGCATCTATGTTGCCGGGTTTGCATGGTCTTGGGGTCCCCTTGGCATCTTGGTGCCTAGTGAAATCTTCCCTCTGGAAATCCGATCTGCTGCTCAAAGTGTCAATGTGTCTGTCAACATGATTCTCACGTTTGCTATTGCTCAAAGCTTCTTATCAATGCTGTGCCACATGAAGTTCGGGTTATTCCTCTTCTTTGCCTTCTTTGTGTTGGTGATGACCATTTTTGTCTACTTTTTCCTGCCTGAGACAAAGGGTATTCCAATTGAAGAGATGGGCAGGGTTTGGAAGACCCACTGGTACTGGTCCAGATTCGTAAGCGATGATATTCACCCCAACGTGGAGATGGGCATGGGAGCAGCCCAGGCTACAAAAAACGTGTGgtag